AACTGTTCAAACGGCCGCAGGAAGCGGGGGTTGTCCAAAAAAACCGGTATCCGTTCCCGTTCCCGTTCATCGACATGAACCGGGTCAATCACCACACGGCCCTCCCATTGATCGGCCAGATGGCGTCGCAAGCCCTCGAGGTCCCGGCTGGGCACCCAGCCGTAGATCACAAAGGTCATCTTTGTCTCATAGAAAGAGGCCGAGATCAGGATTTCGCTGATCTTGTTCTCAAGCCAGGACCGGAGTTCCGCCAGCGACCCGTACCACCGTGCGGACAAGGCCGCGAGCTCCCGATCCACCTCCTTAATCCGCCGGGGCAGCTCCCGGCGTTTATGCAGGATGATTTTGAACGCTTCGCCCAGCGGCTTGTTCGTGACGGAGGAAGGCAGCCGCAGTTCGCCGATATCCTCATCCAACAGCAACCGCTTCACCCGGGCGTATCCGTCCTTCGGAAAGACAAGAAGCGCGGCCAGGACTTCGTCGTCCACCGGGGCATAAAAGATCTCGTACTGGTTCTGGGTCATCCGAGCCATCGCCTGTTCCAGAAGCGGGATCACGTCCTTTTCTTTGATCCGGATGGCGATGCCCAGGTAATCCAAATCCCGGCTTTCCCGGACTTGGGAGATCAGCGGCGAGAGGACCTGAAGGATTTTTTCATACCGTTCCAGGATCGACAGCTCATCCGTGTAGACCTTCTTCTTTGCGACGAGCCGATCCAGACGCGCGGCCAGCGATTCGATCTTGACCCCGGCCTCCTTGAAAAAACGGTCCGTCGCTCCGGACGGCGCGCCGACCGGAGCCGGCCAGGATTCCCCCGACGGCGCGGGGAGAAGCAGCAGGATCTTTTTCACCTGTTCAAGAAAGATCTCCAGGGTTTCTTTATCGTGGAGGGTGGGAGCCGCGATCGAAAACCGCCGGAGAAGGATCTCATCGATCTTTTGAACGTCCGGCGGCCGGGATTCGACATGGATCCGGCCGAAGCCGTGGAGAAAATCGGTGACCTGGGGGAGAAGCCCTTTCGGCCCCATGATCCGGATCTTGGTCATCTTCACAACCATGCCGACACTCCCTTCCGCGTCAGAACGGGAGAAGGCGTTTGAGCAATTGTTCGACGACTTCGGGAATCTTGGTTGCCGCCGATTCCTGCACTCGGCGGGCCTGTTCGCGGGCCTCTTCAACGATGCGCTGGGCTTCCTGGCGGATTTCCAGCA
This Nitrospiria bacterium DNA region includes the following protein-coding sequences:
- a CDS encoding V-type ATPase 116kDa subunit family protein; this encodes MVVKMTKIRIMGPKGLLPQVTDFLHGFGRIHVESRPPDVQKIDEILLRRFSIAAPTLHDKETLEIFLEQVKKILLLLPAPSGESWPAPVGAPSGATDRFFKEAGVKIESLAARLDRLVAKKKVYTDELSILERYEKILQVLSPLISQVRESRDLDYLGIAIRIKEKDVIPLLEQAMARMTQNQYEIFYAPVDDEVLAALLVFPKDGYARVKRLLLDEDIGELRLPSSVTNKPLGEAFKIILHKRRELPRRIKEVDRELAALSARWYGSLAELRSWLENKISEILISASFYETKMTFVIYGWVPSRDLEGLRRHLADQWEGRVVIDPVHVDERERERIPVFLDNPRFLRPFEQFTRILPLPKYGTIDPTPYIAIFFPLFFGMIIGDIGYGALLLIAAAIVRKRFRGNVFVEDFASIFTAASVSSILWGVLYGEFFGDLGEQLGLRPILMNRMGGFLQNLYLALAVGVVHILLGIGLGIFTAVKHGNRREIWVKFSSLGLMVGFLLTATGIVGFLPKSAVTAGLILALASVALMIIRGGAAAAMEIHNLVNILSYLRLMGIGVASVALAFAANKLGGLVGNVVLGILIASILHALNLIFGIISPTIQSLRLHYVEFFENFFQGGGLEYKPFKKLHHERSA